TCATGAAGGACTAAACCGGCGAACCGGCGGGCGCGCCCCGGCAGCAGCACCTGCACCTGCACCTGAACTATGGAGAGTGAGTACAAGGTTAGGCTCGAGGTTTTCGAAGGACCACTGGACCTCCTGCTTTACCTCATCAAAAAAGAGGAGGTCGACATTTACGACGTCTCCATTGAACGGATCACCCGGCAATACCTGGAGTACGTCGACACGTTTCGGATGCTGGACCTCGAGGTGGCCGGCGAGTTCGTGGTCATGGCGGCAAACCTGATCTATATCAAGAGCCGAAGCCTGCTCCCGGTTCACCAGCAACCAGCCGAGGAGGATGCCGAAGAGGAAGACCCCCGCTGGGACCTGATCCGGCAGTTGATAGAATACAAGAAGTTCAAGGACGCCGCCGCGCAACTTCAGCAGCGGGAACTCGATCAGGAAGGACTCATCCCGCGAATCCTGGAAAAACCCAACCCGGCCGCACCGGATGCCTTGCTCAAGCAGGAGGTAAGCATTTTCGACCTGATCAACGCGTTCCGGAAGGTTCTCAAGCGACTCGAGAGTAAACGCGAAGATCTGCGGGAGATTTTCGAGGAGAATTTTACGGTTTCCGACAAGATTGAACATATTATGGTCATCACCCGCCGGGAGCAGTCCGTCGCATTCTCGGACCTCTTCGCTTTTGCGGCGAGCCGGACCGAAATCGCGGTGACGTTTCTGGCGCTCCTTGAATTGATCCGCTTAAAGCAGCTCCGGGTGGTTCAACGGGAACCCTTTTCCGAGATCCTCATCGCGCGGATGGGTTGAGTCTTGAGTTTTACGGGCGTTACGCGAAATCAGGTTATGATCCCTTTGAAAGCAGTCGTCGAAGCCCTGCTCTTCAGCGCGCCCCGACCTCTGTCGACCAAAGAGATGCTGCAGGTGTTGAAAGCGGGAGCGGAATATTTGGAGGAAGAAAACCCGCTTCCCGAGCTGAACCAGATCCAGGAACCGGAGATCAAAGCGATTCTGGCGGGCCTGGCCCGGGAGTACACCGAACTCGGCCGTGCCTTCCAGCTGGTCGAGCAAGTGGCAGGCTGGCAGCTCACTTCCCGGCCCGAATACCAGGTCTGGGTACGCCAGCTCTTTCCTGAACTCCGCCCCGCGCGCCTGAGCGCGCCGGCTTTGGAAACCCTGGCGATCATCGCTTACCGGCAGCCGATCACCCGGGCCGATATCGAGGCCATTCGCGGGGTCGCGGTGGATGGTCTGATGCAGAAGCTGCTGGACGCCGGCCTCGTAAAGATTTCCGGACGGGCCGACATTCCCGGGCGCCCGCTCCTGTATGAGACCACGCAGCATTTCATGGAACATTTCGGCCTCAAAACGCTGGAAGAACTTCCGAACGCGACGGAGCTGAGGCAGTTGCCTTTGCCCGTGATGAAGCCGGAGGAGGCTGCCGCCGCATCAAACCCGAACGAGGAAACGACGAGTGGAAGAACCGAAGCTGTCGAAAATCCGGCAAGAAATTGACCGCATCGATACCGAACTGATCCGCCTGCTTAACGAGCGCGCGGATCTGGTGCACGAGATCGGGCTCGTAAAGAAGGAAGCCGGCCTCTCGATCTACGCACCCGAACGGGAGGAAAGCCTCCTCCAGGGACTGGTCCGAAAGAGCCGGGGCCGCCTGCCGAGCCACTCCATCCGTGCGATTTACCGCGAAATCATGTCCGCCTCCCTGGCGCTCGAAAAAGACCTGCTCATCGCGTACCTGGGCCCGGAGGGAACGTGGACCCATCAGGCGGCCCGTTCGAAATTCGGG
The Verrucomicrobiota bacterium DNA segment above includes these coding regions:
- a CDS encoding segregation/condensation protein A; amino-acid sequence: MESEYKVRLEVFEGPLDLLLYLIKKEEVDIYDVSIERITRQYLEYVDTFRMLDLEVAGEFVVMAANLIYIKSRSLLPVHQQPAEEDAEEEDPRWDLIRQLIEYKKFKDAAAQLQQRELDQEGLIPRILEKPNPAAPDALLKQEVSIFDLINAFRKVLKRLESKREDLREIFEENFTVSDKIEHIMVITRREQSVAFSDLFAFAASRTEIAVTFLALLELIRLKQLRVVQREPFSEILIARMG
- the scpB gene encoding SMC-Scp complex subunit ScpB codes for the protein MIPLKAVVEALLFSAPRPLSTKEMLQVLKAGAEYLEEENPLPELNQIQEPEIKAILAGLAREYTELGRAFQLVEQVAGWQLTSRPEYQVWVRQLFPELRPARLSAPALETLAIIAYRQPITRADIEAIRGVAVDGLMQKLLDAGLVKISGRADIPGRPLLYETTQHFMEHFGLKTLEELPNATELRQLPLPVMKPEEAAAASNPNEETTSGRTEAVENPARN